A single region of the Thioalkalivibrio nitratireducens DSM 14787 genome encodes:
- a CDS encoding cobalamin-binding protein — protein sequence MPGFRSFLCVLFSALLPLAAGAASGVTVTDDLGREVVLEQPAQRIVSLTPHLTELLFAAGAGERIVGTVEHADYPPPALKIPRVGTAAHLDLERILELEPDLLLAWASGSPRTALERLERLGLAVYYSEPADLAGIAADLRRLGRLAGQPEVAEAAARAFEAEIDALRRNHAHRRPVTVFYQVWDRPLMTVNDGHLIGEAIRLCGGRNLFGSETSLVPRPDREAVLAADPEAIVTGGPGEDRPDWLQPWREWGALTAVRRDNLFFVPPSLLQRHTPRIADGALMLCEALELARARRPEP from the coding sequence ATGCCTGGATTCCGCAGCTTCCTTTGTGTCCTGTTCAGTGCGCTCCTGCCCCTGGCGGCCGGCGCCGCTTCGGGTGTCACGGTCACCGACGATCTGGGCCGCGAGGTCGTACTGGAGCAGCCGGCACAGCGGATCGTGAGCCTAACGCCGCATCTGACCGAACTGCTGTTCGCGGCCGGGGCCGGCGAGCGCATCGTAGGCACGGTGGAACATGCCGATTACCCGCCCCCGGCCCTGAAGATCCCCCGGGTCGGCACGGCGGCCCATCTTGATTTGGAGCGGATCCTCGAACTGGAGCCGGACCTGCTGCTCGCGTGGGCCAGCGGCAGCCCTCGTACGGCGCTGGAACGCCTGGAACGGCTCGGACTCGCCGTGTACTACAGTGAACCTGCCGACCTCGCCGGCATCGCCGCTGATCTGCGCCGACTGGGACGGCTTGCCGGGCAGCCGGAGGTCGCCGAGGCCGCAGCCCGGGCCTTCGAGGCCGAAATCGACGCGCTCCGGCGGAACCATGCGCACCGGCGCCCGGTCACCGTGTTCTACCAGGTCTGGGACCGGCCGCTGATGACGGTGAACGATGGCCACCTGATCGGCGAAGCGATCCGGCTCTGTGGCGGCCGCAACCTGTTCGGATCGGAAACCAGCCTGGTTCCGCGTCCGGACCGCGAAGCGGTCCTCGCCGCCGACCCCGAGGCCATCGTCACCGGCGGACCAGGCGAGGACCGGCCCGACTGGCTGCAGCCATGGCGGGAATGGGGCGCGCTGACTGCGGTCCGGCGGGACAACCTGTTCTTCGTGCCACCGTCGCTGCTGCAGCGGCACACTCCGCGGATCGCAGACGGGGCGCTCATGCTGTGCGAGGCGCTGGAACTCGCCCGCGCGCGGCGGCCGGAACCCTGA
- the gltX gene encoding glutamate--tRNA ligase gives MSICTRFAPSPTGYLHIGGARTALFAWLYARHHGGEFVLRIEDTDLERSTPESVNAILEGMAWLGLTYDRGPFYQTEHFARYREVIQKLLDTGHAYHCYCTREELEVMRTEQMERKEKPRYDGRCRHRKEPREGVQPVVRFRTPEEGVTIVDDMVRGKVAFQNHELDDLIIARSDGTPTYNLTVVVDDMDMKVTHVIRGDDHLNNTPRQINILRALGAEPPRYGHLPMILGPDGLKLSKRHGAVSVMQYRDEGYLPEAVLNYLVRLGWSHGDQEIFTLDELVRLFDIAEVNQSASAINPEKLLWLNQHYIRTLDPDHVARELGWHLGQIGIDPSEGPEPRQVVLAQRDRCRTLREMAEASVFFYREFTEYDPKAWRKNLTAEALPVLQALHDGFRALGAWEKEALHQVVLHTGEMLGLKLGKVAQPLRVALTGGTASPSIDLTLELVGRDRTIARIERAQAKISAESA, from the coding sequence ATGAGCATCTGTACCCGTTTTGCCCCGAGCCCTACCGGCTACCTGCACATCGGTGGTGCCCGAACGGCCCTGTTTGCCTGGCTGTACGCCCGCCATCACGGGGGCGAGTTCGTGCTGCGGATCGAGGATACCGACCTCGAGCGCAGCACCCCGGAGTCGGTGAATGCCATCCTCGAGGGCATGGCCTGGCTGGGCCTGACCTACGACCGCGGGCCGTTCTACCAGACCGAGCATTTCGCCCGCTACCGGGAGGTGATCCAGAAACTCCTGGATACCGGGCACGCCTACCACTGCTACTGTACCCGCGAGGAACTCGAGGTGATGCGTACCGAGCAGATGGAGCGCAAGGAGAAGCCCCGCTACGACGGCCGCTGCCGGCACCGCAAGGAGCCGCGCGAGGGCGTACAGCCGGTGGTGCGATTCCGCACGCCGGAGGAGGGGGTGACCATCGTCGACGACATGGTCCGGGGCAAGGTGGCGTTCCAGAACCACGAACTCGACGACCTGATCATCGCCCGCTCGGACGGCACGCCGACCTACAACCTGACGGTCGTCGTCGACGACATGGACATGAAGGTCACCCACGTGATCCGCGGCGACGACCATCTGAACAACACCCCGCGCCAGATCAACATCCTGCGCGCACTGGGGGCCGAGCCACCGCGCTATGGGCACCTGCCGATGATCCTGGGGCCGGACGGCCTGAAGCTGTCCAAGCGTCACGGTGCCGTCTCGGTGATGCAGTACCGCGACGAGGGCTATCTGCCCGAGGCCGTGCTGAACTACCTGGTCCGGCTCGGCTGGTCGCATGGCGATCAGGAGATCTTCACGCTGGACGAGTTGGTGCGGCTGTTCGACATCGCCGAGGTGAACCAGTCGGCATCGGCAATCAATCCGGAGAAGCTGCTGTGGCTGAACCAGCACTACATCCGCACGCTGGATCCCGATCACGTCGCGCGCGAACTGGGTTGGCACCTGGGCCAGATCGGCATCGACCCCTCCGAAGGCCCGGAGCCCAGGCAGGTGGTCCTCGCGCAGCGCGACCGCTGCCGGACCTTGCGCGAGATGGCCGAAGCCAGCGTGTTCTTCTACCGCGAGTTCACCGAGTACGACCCGAAGGCGTGGCGCAAGAACCTGACCGCCGAGGCCCTGCCGGTGCTGCAGGCGCTGCACGACGGCTTTCGCGCGCTCGGCGCCTGGGAGAAAGAGGCGCTGCACCAGGTCGTGCTTCACACCGGCGAGATGCTGGGGCTCAAGCTGGGGAAAGTCGCCCAGCCGCTGCGCGTTGCGCTGACGGGGGGCACCGCATCGCCGTCGATCGACCTGACCCTGGAACTGGTCGGCCGCGACCGCACGATCGCCCGCATCGAGCGCGCGCAGGCGAAGATTTCCGCAGAATCGGCTTGA